The nucleotide window TTGCGTACTATGAATTATGTAGTAAACCAGTCCGACTTTACTGTCCAAACACTGAGAAATGTAACAGAGTATCTGTCCCTTGCAAAGAATATCAACGTGGCACAGGTTTTTCTTCCTTCAGATGTCTTGAATGACATTGACAAGCTGAATGGGGACCTCAATACTGCTGCAGATACCCTGACAGTGAAGACAAGTGAAAACTCtggaaaaataagaaaagtttTCAATACCGTGTAAGTTGCAAATCATTGATAAAGTTCTACTTTTGTAATCATATCGATACTCGTGATATTAAATAGGCCAAATTCAATTTGTTGTTGCAGGAGATCTGCATTAATTGCTGTTGCGGCAGTGATGCTTATTCTGGCTTTACTTGGATTTGGTATGTATTATTGAACACTGACGACTCTTTTTCTCATCATCTTGGTTCTTGTGTTTTGAGCACTTAAACTGATTTATTTGGTTGCAGTCTTGTCTATACTTGGGCACAAACATGCAGTTCATATGTAAGTTCTCTATGTGCTTGGTCGGCGTAAAACTACTACACACTACCgtttgaatgcttttattttttatcttatgGTACAATCTTATTGTTGCAGATTTGTTGTCAGTGGATGGTTGCTGGTGGCAGTTACATTCACCCTCTGTGgaatttttttggttgttaACAAGTGAGATTCTTGAACATAGATCGAAGACATTCTAAACATAGATCTAAGACATTATAACATCTTTAGTCTTTCTTAGCTAACATGAGACATGAGAATTTCACATGCTATGCTCACAATCGTTAGAAACCCACTGCACATGCATGCATAAAAAAACTTGCACAGTTAGGCGTACTTATTCAACACCGTAATCCCATTACCTTGCCAAGTCTGATTCTTTCTTTACTCGATAATTTTCAGCACAATTTCAGACACATGTTTGGCCATGGAAGAATGGGTACATCATCCTCATTCAGAGACCGCTCTTAGCAACATCCTGCCATGTGTTGATCAGaaaacaacaaatcaaacacttgTTCAGAGCAAAGAAGTCGTCACGAACATTGTAAATGTTgttaatacatacatatataacattGCGAACTCATATCCTACTCCAGCTACCCAGGGTGCCCCACACTACAAGTTCTACAACCAGTCTGGTCCTCTGATGCCTCCTCTATGTTACGCATTTGATCAGGAGCCACAAGATCATCAATGTGGGGATCAAGAGGTGTCCATAACAAATGCTTCTCTGGTACGTCGTCTTCAAATTTGCGATGAAGCATggaaatttaaataatattagCTGCATTATAGTTGACTTCGATATGTAACTCAAGCTCCTGCTAGGCATAGTAGGCATAGTTTGGTTAAGtttgtatatttatttattatcgtTTGAATTTGATGCTCTAGTCGATCGTTCATGTAGGTTGCTACTTGAAACTAACTTGATGTATGTATGTTCCTTGAATCCTCAGGTATGGCAGAACTATGTATGTAGGGTATCGGCATCTGGATTGTGCACCACCACCGGAAGGGTGACACCTGACATCTACAATCAGCTGGTGGGAGCAGTTAATGAGAGCTATGCTCTGGAGTACTACACCCCGCTTTTGCTCAGTCTCCAGGATTGCAAATTTGTGAGGGACACTTTCCAAGAAATCACATCTAGTTACTGTCCTCCATTGGAGCATTATCTCAAGATGGTGAATGCAGGACTGAGCTTGATCTCTGTCGGAGTATTGCTTTGTCTTGTTCTATGGATACTCTATGCAAACCGCCCCCAAAGGGAGGAAGTGTTTGCGAAGTCATGCTTGCCGATAAAACGCAACAGTTGCTGCAAGAACCAGAAGGACATTTTTAACAATGATAGGAATGGCGGTGTACCATTACCAAATACAGGTGTAGCATAGACCATGCattagaaaatcaaaaccaGTGTAGGTTGATTCCTTTAGTTTTATTGCTGCCCTGTTACGGGAAGAGACCAAGAGGAAGAAACCAAGGTGGGGCGAAGCTCCATTTTGAGTTGGTGAGTATAATAGTCATCTCGTGTATTGAGCGACTGTTGTATAGCAGGTGAAGATATATGTTTTCTGTCTACTTTTGCTGGCAATGTCCGCTTGTTCCGAGGTTCTGAGCATCGCATGTCAATTCAGTAAGCTGGAAAGCCATTTTCAGTCTCTAAGCATCTCCATGTTTATTTTGCAGTAGATTTTAGACAACCAGGTTCATGGCAACAAGCCCTTTGACAAACATCATCCATTGAGAGGTTGCATATGACACCAGATTTTAGTCATTTACAGAACTCATTTTCTTTACAAGGTGCTCCAATGAACTATACCAGATAGACCAAAAAAAGTATTCGTACCTGCAAAATAAAGATCTAAAGCTAAGAGCAAACCTACAGACACCTCACCAGAGGCAGAGAGTGATGATTTTGCCCAACTACATGAAGCTTTCAGGATATTTTGAGCCTCAATTCAAGTTTGTCCCCAAAAGTCCTCTTTCTTGCTGTTTCTATTCTCAGAAGGAGATTTTCCAGTGCTTCCGCCCTTTCTAGACGTCTAGAATCCCACCAAGACCATGAACAACAAGCCACTCATTTTTATACACATCTGGAAAAAGGAATGGAAATTTTATTCAGCATCAGAACATCACCAGATTTCAGAACATTTATCTCAAATCCCTCCAAGTAGAGATTGAGGGGCAATAGCTGTAATTACTGATGTATCTGATTATCATCAGTTCATCAACTGGAGCAAACACAGCAAAACCCACCAATTACGAATCAAGAACGAAGCCATAAAACTGTACCCTCTCGACCTCAAAGTCGCAACAGCATCCTTCAAACCCAATTTACTATTCACCGACGCCGCACATCTTATACTGCGAGTAGGTTCCGAACTTGCCCTAAATTCTCGAAATCCGGATCGAAAAAGTTCTCAACAACAAAGATTACCAATTTACCAGAGACCCGCCATTGTATATCGGCAATCCATTAATCTTGACACCATTTACCGAAACCTGGTCACCATTGGATGGCGACGAAGTGACGGTC belongs to Tripterygium wilfordii isolate XIE 37 chromosome 2, ASM1340144v1, whole genome shotgun sequence and includes:
- the LOC120016512 gene encoding uncharacterized protein LOC120016512; translation: MKILVARFGFLLLIIGSLDSISAFSDEPTRDPLKLILGEENLGPWRNGISEAAQAPGPSNGGPQETLLLASGRTKRPDILRGFKRYQGGWDITNRHYWASVGFTGFAGFVLAIVWFVCFGLALALHHCCGWRINIKGKASRRSQRICLIMLILFTCGAAVGCILLSVGQDEFHGEVLRTMNYVVNQSDFTVQTLRNVTEYLSLAKNINVAQVFLPSDVLNDIDKLNGDLNTAADTLTVKTSENSGKIRKVFNTVRSALIAVAAVMLILALLGFVLSILGHKHAVHIFVVSGWLLVAVTFTLCGIFLVVNNTISDTCLAMEEWVHHPHSETALSNILPCVDQKTTNQTLVQSKEVVTNIVNVVNTYIYNIANSYPTPATQGAPHYKFYNQSGPLMPPLCYAFDQEPQDHQCGDQEVSITNASLVWQNYVCRVSASGLCTTTGRVTPDIYNQLVGAVNESYALEYYTPLLLSLQDCKFVRDTFQEITSSYCPPLEHYLKMVNAGLSLISVGVLLCLVLWILYANRPQREEVFAKSCLPIKRNSCCKNQKDIFNNDRNGGVPLPNTGVA
- the LOC120011110 gene encoding uncharacterized protein LOC120011110; amino-acid sequence: MEIGKQASLLSHQSSPSRLSKTLLHATEILSGSGYLSMALTPTRLRFLDSPSLSFLQFHFSPFSPSPGTKIPTLLYDHELTVTSSPSNGDQVSVNGVKINGLPIYNGGSLVNWASSEPTRSIRCAASVNSKLGLKDAVATLRSRGYSFMASFLIRNWWVLLYVYKNEWLVVHGLGGILDV